ACGCCGGTAATCTTCTGCTCTGTAATGGTGGGGACAAAACCTATGTTATTTGCTTGGCGGCTTTCAGTAGCTCTGTCCAAGATCTGCTAAAAAAGTCATTGATGTGGTAACATTTTATGTGTACATTATCAGCATTTAATGTCAGCGAGGGGCAAAAAGACAATGCAAAAGGTCAGTGTACGTGAAGCCAGACAACATATCGGTCGTCTGCTGGATGCAGTAGCGGCCGGAGAGGAAATCGTTATCACACGCCGCGGTAAGCCGGCAGCACGCATGGTGGCGGCTTTAGAGGTGGTAACGGAGAAAGTTCGCTTCCCGGACCGCAGCGCTCTGCGGGCCATGCTTCCTCCGGCGAAAGTGCCGTCCGCCATGCTGATCCGGGAAATGCGCGATGAACGAATTTGATGTCAGTTACTATCTTGACACCAGTGCCCTGCTGCCTTACTACAGAGAGGAGAAGGCCAGCCAACCAATACAGGAATTTCTGTCATCCCTTAAGGCTCCCGTTATCATAAGCGATCTTACCGAAATCGAGTTTGCCTCAGCCCTTTCCCGCTGGGTCCGCATGAAGGAAATCACCGAGGCACAGGCCAGTCTTGTAGAAAACGGTTTTGCTGAAGATTCCCGCTCAGGTCTGTTTAGACGGCTTTCTTTAACCACAAAACACTATCGACAGGCGAAAAAGTGGATTTCGTCCAGAAAAACAGCTCTCCGTACCCTGGATGCCTTACACTTGGCTTGCTGCTTCAGCGCCTCAGCGAAAATGGTGACTTGTGATGCAGTACTGGTGCAAGCAGCCAATGTCCTTAAAACCCCTTGCTTTTTCATTGCTGGCGGCTAAATAATCCGTGGCAAATTGCCAGAAGTACCGCTGCGGTCCGAATCGCAAAAAGGGATTCTTATCAGTTTTTTAACACCCTGACATCGCCGGTTCGCATAGTGAATCCGATTGTATCAAAGTGTTCTAAAACAGGTACTCCGCCTGTCCGGCCAAATCCCAGTATTTCTTTGGAATCATGAAGGGTCAGATCACCTTTTTCAATAATATGACTATTGAGTTAGCTCCGTAGTAAATACAGAAGGATTTCCAATCTGTCAAATTGGAAATTCCGATGTTGATTATTTGGCAGCTCCTTCAGGGGGGCTCGGCACATCCGACCCATGGCAGTCCTCACAGTTCTGCTCTATGTCAAGGGTTGACCCCCTCCTGGATTCCGAAATAGTAAGCAGGTCGTCTTGGATCATTGCTCTCCACCCGGAATGTGAGGAGTTTAAAATGTTTCCCAGGCCGCATAAACGATGACATAGGGCTTACCCCAGTTGTTCCCGTCTATGAACTGCTCCTTTACCCGCCGCGGGGAATATAGAATGTCCCTCAAATCCATATGCACTTGATTTGCGGTCATGAGTTTTACCGGCTGGTTGATGATGTAAGAGGATTTTTGCTTGACATGAGATATGGATTTGATAGATTCCGATATCCAATTATGGGTAGTCCGAAAGGACAATGGGAAGATGGTGAAAATCCGTCGCGGACCCGCCGCTGTGATCGGGGACGAACGCCGCAGGGTGCCACTATCGGGTTGATCGCCGGATGGGAAGGCGCGGTCAGTAGGATGATCCGTAAGTCAGAAGACCTGCCCATGATGGCATGATATTGTTCTGATCCTCGTGGTTTGGGATTCGGGCAACACTGACCGGGGTTGAAAACGGAATTCCCGGACCTGTGTATTCAGGTCCGGGGATTTTTTTTGAAGACAGACAGAGTCGGGAGGTACAATGATGAAGAGATCGAGCGTTTCCTTTGTAACAGTAATTTTGTCCTTAATGGTGGCGGCTTCTTCCTTTGCAATGGGGCAGCAGGAGGACAAAAAGGCGATTGTTCTTGCATGTTTTGGGACAAGCTATCCGTCGGCACTGGTGGCCATTACAAACATACAAAAGCAGGTCCGGAATGCCTTTCCCGGTGTCAAAGTGCAGGTCGCTTTTACGTCAAACATTATCCGGAAGATATGGCATGAACGGCAAAACGACCGGGAGTTTCTTGCAAAGCACAAAGAAATCCCCAGGGAGATCCTCTATGTGAAAGGCCCTCTGGCGACGATAGCTGATCTGCAGGATGAAGGCTACAGGTCCATAATCGTTCAGCCTACACATGTATACGATGGCGAGGAATACAGCGATCTTTGCGAATACGTGAGGGGCCTAAATCATATCAAGACCATTAAGGCCAAATACATGCCCTTTAAAAAGCTGGTTCTCGGGAGACCGGTCCTCGGGGAAAACGGTCCCGAATACGACTACCACAAGGATATGGAGGCTGCGGCGAAGACACTTCATGCCGATGTGGACCTTGCCGGGAAAGATGGGGCAGCCCTTGTATACATGGGTCACGGGAATGAATTTTACAGTACCGGAGTATATGCTGAATTTCAGCAGGTGATGCGCAATGAATATCCTGGTGCACCAATTTATATAGGTGCTGTAGAAGGGTTCCCTTCGCTTGATGATGTGCTCCTCTTTGTAAGGCATGCCGGTGTCAAAAAGGTCATCCTGAAACCATTCATGATCGTTGCAGGCGACCATGCCAGGAACGATATGGCAGGGAATGAGGATGATTCCTGGAAGAGTGCCTTTGAAAAGGCCGGGATTCGTGTCATATGCGACATCCACGGACTTGGCGAAAACAACGAGTGGGCCAAGATCTATGTCCAGCATATCAAAGACGTTGCACGGGATAATCACATAGAATTGTAAAGATAGTTGTGAGCGTTTACAGGGCACCACATCTGCTTTGTTGCCTGCCTGCCGGCAGGCAGGTCGGGCACTTGAAGTACAGGAAGTACGTCTGCGTACCCTCCGCCTCGCATCTACAGCACCCTGTAAATGCTTTCAGTTCGGTGGATTGCGGTAAAACGGGCGTTGCAATCCAGTGAACGGTTACAGATAGTTTTACAGAGAGCTCAGAATGTCTACGAAAAGAGATGCGGGGGCCTTGCCTTAGATGCGAAACCCCCACCTGTTTCCGCTGAGCTCTTTGTTGCTCTTGATCATTGTCTTGTCCACCGGGATGGGATACCTGGAAATCTCTCCCCTTGAGGTGATAAAGATCATCTTTGCGAGGATAACCGGTGACCATGAACTTCTAAGGGGCCTGAACCACGTTTTCCCTTATGTCGTATGGGAGGTCAGATTACCCCGTATATTGACCTCGGCTATTGTGGGTGCCGGGCTATCCATCTCCGGAGTTATATTTCAGGGCATTTTACTCAATCCCCTGGCTGATCCATACACCTTGGGGGTATCGGCAGGAGCAGCCTTCGGTGCTTCCATAGCCCTGCTTCTGGACATCCATTCCCTGGGCATTTATTCCGTCCCGGTTTTTGCATTTTGCGGGGCCGTGGGGACCCTTGTGGCAGTGATGTCTCTCTCTTCTTTTAACGGGGAGATGTCTTCCAATAACCTGATACTGTCCGGGATTATCATAGCGGCCATTTTGTCAGCAGGGATCAGTTTTATTAAATACGTAGCTGATGAACAGGTCTCCATCATCATCTTCTGGTTAATGGGGAGTTTCGCATCCAAGACCTGGGCCGAAGTCTCCTTGAGTTGCGTCTGTGTCCTGGCAGGTTTTTTGATCTGTCTGTTTTTCGCACGGGACCTGAATATCATGTCCCTGGGAGATCGATCTGCCAATTCATTAGGCATTTCGGCCAACAGGGTGAAGGATGGTCCTCCTTGTGACAGCGTCCTTCATGACAGCTGTCTGTGTATCCGTATCCGGCATTATCGGCTTTATTGGCCTTATTGTCCCGCATCTCATGCGTTTTTTCACAGGGGCGGATAATAGAAAATTGATTCCGGCATCCAGCCTCGCCGGCGCCGGGCTGCTTCTCGGCGCCGACACAATAACCAGGGCCGTTCTGCCTGTAGAGGTCCCCATTGGTGTGCTGACCGCCCTCATCGGCGGCCCGTTCTTTTGCTACATCTTCAGGCAAAGGAGTGTGGGAGGACTACGTGCATAGGACCATAAGCAGCGCTAAGTTATTTTTGCACCGGATGGACTAATGAACATCGAACATCGAACGTCCAACATCGAATGTTGAATGGGAAAAGATGAAGAAACAGACTTATGACATAGAAGAAAGGCTGCTAATTAAAAAACCTGAACTACTAAATAATATTTTAGAGGAAACAGAAAATTAATTAAGGTTTTCGTTACGAGCATCAAAACGGCTGAAAAGAGACAGAAATAGCCATTGAATGTTAGGTATTGGATATTCGTTTTTCATTCGATGTTCGATGTTGGACGTTCATCTTTCAGATGTAATCTGTGAAGGTTTACAAAACTACTTAGCGCTTATGGTGCATAAGACCCCGGTCTTTGAAGTAAACAGGCTTCATTTTTCATACGGGAGACAAAAAGTACTGGATAACATCTCTCTGACCATAGAGGCAGGGAACTTTTATGCCATCGTGGGTCCGAACGGGTGCGGCAAGACCACGCTTTTAGACATTATGGCAGGGAGTAAGACCCCGGGATCAGGGAGCATCAGGTATCTTGGCCGCGATATAAAGGAATACGGTAAGCGAAAACTCGCCAGGGAAATAGCCCTGGTCCCACAGGATTTTTATATCCATTTCCCTTTTACGGTCGGAGAAGTGGTCCTGATGGGCCGGCATCCTTACATCCCAAGGTTTGGAGGCCCTTCCAAGGAAGACATCGATATCGCAGAGGCAATTATTGAAAAGACCGGCCTCTGCAGGCTTAAAGACAAGTACATAACAGAGCTGAGCGGCGGTGAAAAGCAGAGGGTGGTCTTTGCAAGGGCCCTTGTGCAGGACACCCCGGTCTTGATTTTGGACGAGGCCACATCCAATATGGATATCCAGTATACGCTGAATTTTCTGAGGGCTGTATCTGAAGAGGTCAGCCAGGCCGGAAGGACCGTCATTTCGGCGCTTCATGACCTGAACCTGGCCGCAAACTATTCTAATAAGATGGTTTTCATGAAATCGGGCAGGATCGTATCGGAAGGAAATACCCCGGAGGTGTTGACCGAAGAAGGCATAAAGGCAGTCTTCAATGTTGAATCCAGGGTCTATTTTGACCGGTATTCAAATTCCTGCCAGGTAAGCTTCAAGGGGATCAGGCCACGATGAAAAAAATAGCAGTGGTATGCATTTTTTTTGCGGCCTTGGCAGCGAGTTTTGGTACATTGTTCGGGGCACGGAGTTTTTTTGATCAATCAGGGCATTTGATCAGGATAGAGAGGCCGTTCGAGAGGATCATTTCATTATATCCGGCCCATACTGAGAACCTTTTTTCCCTCGGGCTTGATAGAGAAATTATAGGCGTCTCCGGAGATGAAGCATTCCCCCCCGAGGCCGGGAAAAAGCCGGTATTCAGTTATCATGATGATGCAGAGAAGTTCATTGCGGCGCAGCCGGACCTGGTCCTGATCCGGCCGATGATCGCCAGGGGATACAGAGGTCTCATATCGAAACTGAGAGAGTCGGGAATTGTTGTGGTATCACTTCAGCCGAGGACAGTAGATGGGATGTTTTCTTACTGGAGGGAGCTTGGGGTGCTTACAGGACGGGAAACAGAGGCCGGGCAGATGATACAGGAATTTAAAAGGGGCCTGCTTAAGATCCGGTCGATAGTGAACTCCATACCGCTTTCAGAGCGAAAGAGGGTCTACTTTGAGGCCATCCACAGCAAGATGAAGACCTTTTCTCCCTCTTCCATTGCCATGTTCGCCTTAACAACGGCCGGGGGGATAAATGTTGCCGCGGATGCAAAGGCGCTCAGGAATACAAACATAGCGGCTTACGGGAAAGAGCATATCCTGTCCCATGGAGATAATATAGATGTCTATCTCGCACAGAGAGGGGCAATGAACCAGATAAGTGTGGAGCGTATAGAGGAGGAAGGGGGATTCAGGGCAATCAAGGCAGTAAGGGAGGGACAGGTCTATATCATCGACGAAAAGATCGTCTCAAGGCCCACGTTGAGGCTCCTAGACGGGATATACGAAATAGGCAGAATCCTTTACCCGAAGAGGTTTATAAACCATGAACCTTTGAACGGTTACGAGAAACCAAACAAATGAACAACGGCACCCTTTTCGGAATAGGGCTAGGCCCCGGAGATCCGGACCTTATCACCCTCAAGGCCGCAAAAATTCTAAGACAGGTAGATATCGTATTTGCGGCCGCCTCCACAAAGAACGGTTATTCACTGGCCGAGGAGATCGCATCCGCCCACTTGAAAGGTGAAGTGCCCCTTGTCCGCCTGGGCTTTCCCATGACCCGCGACAGAAAAAAACTCCGGACCGCGTGGGAGGAAAACGCCAGCAAGGTAATCCACACCTTAAGGAAGGGAAAAGATGCGGCCTTTGTCACCATCGGCGATCCCATGATTTACAGCACCTTCGGGTACATTATGCGCACTATCAGGGAAAAATATCCTGATGTCCCCATCGAGATTATCCCCGGAATCACATCGTACCAGGCCGCTGCAGCCGCTGCAGAAGAAATCCTGGCCGAAGCAGAGGAATCCTTTACCGTAATTTCAGGGGCCCTGGGCGCCAAAAAACTGAGAGAGGTGATTGACCATACGGACAGGGTGGTGATGCTCAAGGTATACCGCGAATACAAAGAGATAATGGATGTCCTTGATCAGCTCCACCTGATCAGGGGATCGGTCCTTGTGTCCAGATGCGGGCTGGATGGAGAACGGATAATCAGAAATTTGGAGGATGGGATAGATTCGGCTCCTCCGTATCTGTCGCTGCTCCTTATTTCGAAGAAAGGCCGACGGAAATGAAACCGTTATCCACATTTCGGGGATACAAGGTCGCTCCTTTCAAGGCAATTACAAGGAGAGCGAAAGAGTAAGTCAGGCTAATCAATTACCAATTTTCCCGCATGCGTTTTTTTTCGGAATCGCTGCATTCCGCAGACAGTAAATATCCGGTGAACCTTGGTTCACTGGCAACCGGTCACAGGGGAGCTCCTTCTTTCAACATGCTCCCGCCCCTTGTTTTCTTAAGGCCTTCGCAGCATGGGAGACCCTCCTCCGTTCTCCTTCGCTGCGCTCAGGAGCCGGGGTTTCCCTTGCTGCAAAGGCCAGGAAAACTTGCGGGGCTGACGCAAATCGTCTCCATAAAGAAGCTCCCCTGTGATCAGTTTAAATCCACTGTGCAGACCGTTCACGGGCAGGGGACATTTCTTTTCACTTAACACTTCAGCCCCTTGTTTTCTTAAGGCTTTTGACATGGGGGAGTCTTGCCCCCTCCCCGTTCTCCTTCGCTGCGCTCAGGAGCCGGGGTTTCCCNNNNNNNNNNNNNNNNNNNNNNNNNNNNNNNNNNNNNNNNNNNNNNNNNNNNNNNNNNNNNNNNNNNNNNNNNNNNNNNNNNNNNNNNNNNNNNNNNNNNNNNNNNNNNNNNNNNNNNNNNNNNNNNNNNNNNNNNNNNNNNNNNNNNNNNNNNNNNNNNNNNNNNNNNNNNNNNNNNNNNNNNNNNNNNNNNNNNNNNNNNNNNNNNNNNNNNNNNNNNNNNNNNNNNNNNNNNNNNNNNNNNNNNNNNNNNNNNNNNNNNNNNNNNNNNNNNNNNNNNNNNNNNNNNNCCCGTGAACGGTTGCCATCCGTGCCCTGCCGCAGGAGCGGTTTGCCTTTTGCAGGGTTTCGATCGCGGGCCGGATTGCACTGCCCCTTTCGGTCTGCAATGAGTGAGCTTTGAAACCCGGAAAAAGGCAAACCGCTCCAAGGCAGGATATAACGGGGTTCATAAGAATATTTACCGCAGACATTCCTCAAACTGTGCCTGCAACGCTGGAGGGATACTAAGCATGTCAAGTTCTCCATGCCGTGATATTTATCAAATATCGGATGATATCCAGAGAGTCAACCCAAGATATCAGCAAGGCTTGTCAACCCTTTTTTTCCTGATATATAGAGTATATTAAGTAAGTTGTGATGGATCAGGACCCAACGGCGGATCTCATGGCGGAGAGTTCGTTGCGGCTTGGAGGCATGAAGACTTTCTCAAGCCGTGGAGTTATCCAGAAATCATGAATAACTTGTTGTTGCCTGACGCTCCGCGCCCGGCAACAATCGCCGCGTATTACCATCCGCTGGGTGCTCGGCGCTCCGCGCCTCACAACCAGCGGCTGCAGCAGGCGATCCCGTCGGCAAACAAGTTTGCCTCCGGTCTCGCTCCTGATCCGCGGCGATTATGTCGGAAGAGAAGGATTGCGGTGAACACAGTATCCAGACAAAGACACTAATCAAGTGATCATTGCCAGGGGGCTTGTCTTTGTGATCACAAAACCAGTTCAACACCGGCCTCCCGGGCCTTTTTCTCATTCACCAAAGAGAGCAGAAGTATGCCAAGGATGAAGAAAAAGATAAGGAAGAGTATCGAGTTCCGGGACGAGCCGGTCCAGTGGCGGATAATGGCAAAGATGAATGGCCCCCAGACCGCTGAGAACTTGTTGACCACTGAATAGAATCCAAAGAATTCGGCCGGGGCGCCTTCGGGAATAATCGAGGCGTAGAAAGAGCGGCTGATGGCCTGCGACCCGCCGAGCACGAGGCCGATAATCCCGCCGAGCACAAGGTATTCTATTGCTGAATGAATGAAATAGGCATAGAACACCACACCGCTCCATCCTGTCAGAGTGACAATCACGGCCCGTTTGGCTCCGATCCGTTCCGAAACGCATGCCAAGAGAAGTGCCCCGAGAAAGGCTACGGCCTGCACGAGCAGCAGTGTCATCATAAGCACCATTGTGGAGAGATGAAGCTCCTGCTTTCCATATATGGTGGCCATCTGGATGACGGTCTGTATCCCCTCGTTGTAGACAAGAAAGGCCGCAAGAAACAGGAGAAGGTGACGGAGCCGGCGCAACTTGCGAATTGTCTTCCAGACCCGTGAAATACCCAGGGATATATAACCCAGACCCAATGGGACACGCCGGAAGTCCTCAGGCAGGGCCTGCGTCATGCGCGGTTCCCGGAGTAAAGAGACAGTCACAAGGGCAAAGCCGCCCCACCACAGGACAGCGGTCAGCATCCCCATGCGAGCGGCCTCGGCCTCGGAAAGGCCGATTTTTTCATGTCCTGCCAGAAGACAAAGGGCTATCGCAAACTGTAGCCCGCCTCCCGCATATCCATAGGCAAAGCCCTTGCTGGATATCCGGTCCGTCTCCCCTTCCGGGGCTATTTGGGGAAGAAAGGCATCATAGAAGACATTGGCAC
The window above is part of the Deltaproteobacteria bacterium genome. Proteins encoded here:
- a CDS encoding sirohydrochlorin cobaltochelatase, whose translation is MKRSSVSFVTVILSLMVAASSFAMGQQEDKKAIVLACFGTSYPSALVAITNIQKQVRNAFPGVKVQVAFTSNIIRKIWHERQNDREFLAKHKEIPREILYVKGPLATIADLQDEGYRSIIVQPTHVYDGEEYSDLCEYVRGLNHIKTIKAKYMPFKKLVLGRPVLGENGPEYDYHKDMEAAAKTLHADVDLAGKDGAALVYMGHGNEFYSTGVYAEFQQVMRNEYPGAPIYIGAVEGFPSLDDVLLFVRHAGVKKVILKPFMIVAGDHARNDMAGNEDDSWKSAFEKAGIRVICDIHGLGENNEWAKIYVQHIKDVARDNHIEL
- a CDS encoding MFS transporter, whose product is MRQPSENIADIPIRGDRRVIFGWAMYDWANSAYVTTLVVAILPIYFAGVVVPSDGLEIRGTLYAAETLWGFMVSAAAFLVFLAAPTLGAIADFCCTKRRFLFSFCYLGVVSAAFLSFSKAGDVWLTMILFVISQVGFVGANVFYDAFLPQIAPEGETDRISSKGFAYGYAGGGLQFAIALCLLAGHEKIGLSEAEAARMGMLTAVLWWGGFALVTVSLLREPRMTQALPEDFRRVPLGLGYISLGISRVWKTIRKLRRLRHLLLFLAAFLVYNEGIQTVIQMATIYGKQELHLSTMVLMMTLLLVQAVAFLGALLLACVSERIGAKRAVIVTLTGWSGVVFYAYFIHSAIEYLVLGGIIGLVLGGSQAISRSFYASIIPEGAPAEFFGFYSVVNKFSAVWGPFIFAIIRHWTGSSRNSILFLIFFFILGILLLSLVNEKKAREAGVELVL
- a CDS encoding peptide ABC transporter substrate-binding protein; this translates as MKKIAVVCIFFAALAASFGTLFGARSFFDQSGHLIRIERPFERIISLYPAHTENLFSLGLDREIIGVSGDEAFPPEAGKKPVFSYHDDAEKFIAAQPDLVLIRPMIARGYRGLISKLRESGIVVVSLQPRTVDGMFSYWRELGVLTGRETEAGQMIQEFKRGLLKIRSIVNSIPLSERKRVYFEAIHSKMKTFSPSSIAMFALTTAGGINVAADAKALRNTNIAAYGKEHILSHGDNIDVYLAQRGAMNQISVERIEEEGGFRAIKAVREGQVYIIDEKIVSRPTLRLLDGIYEIGRILYPKRFINHEPLNGYEKPNK
- a CDS encoding ABC transporter ATP-binding protein; this translates as MVHKTPVFEVNRLHFSYGRQKVLDNISLTIEAGNFYAIVGPNGCGKTTLLDIMAGSKTPGSGSIRYLGRDIKEYGKRKLAREIALVPQDFYIHFPFTVGEVVLMGRHPYIPRFGGPSKEDIDIAEAIIEKTGLCRLKDKYITELSGGEKQRVVFARALVQDTPVLILDEATSNMDIQYTLNFLRAVSEEVSQAGRTVISALHDLNLAANYSNKMVFMKSGRIVSEGNTPEVLTEEGIKAVFNVESRVYFDRYSNSCQVSFKGIRPR
- the cobI gene encoding precorrin-2 C(20)-methyltransferase, with translation MNNGTLFGIGLGPGDPDLITLKAAKILRQVDIVFAAASTKNGYSLAEEIASAHLKGEVPLVRLGFPMTRDRKKLRTAWEENASKVIHTLRKGKDAAFVTIGDPMIYSTFGYIMRTIREKYPDVPIEIIPGITSYQAAAAAAEEILAEAEESFTVISGALGAKKLREVIDHTDRVVMLKVYREYKEIMDVLDQLHLIRGSVLVSRCGLDGERIIRNLEDGIDSAPPYLSLLLISKKGRRK
- a CDS encoding VapC toxin family PIN domain ribonuclease, with the protein product MNEFDVSYYLDTSALLPYYREEKASQPIQEFLSSLKAPVIISDLTEIEFASALSRWVRMKEITEAQASLVENGFAEDSRSGLFRRLSLTTKHYRQAKKWISSRKTALRTLDALHLACCFSASAKMVTCDAVLVQAANVLKTPCFFIAGG
- a CDS encoding type II toxin-antitoxin system prevent-host-death family antitoxin, yielding MQKVSVREARQHIGRLLDAVAAGEEIVITRRGKPAARMVAALEVVTEKVRFPDRSALRAMLPPAKVPSAMLIREMRDERI